The DNA region CCATCTGGCGACCGGGCATGAGCTGGGAGCAGGTCGGCGAGCTTGACCCCAACACCCGCCACGCCATGACCGAGGGCGCGTCCGACCCCCGCTATGGGTGTGGACCAGAGCCTGCTGTATCCGACCTGGTTTGCCGAGGGCTTTCCTCTGGTCAAAGACCCCGACAGCGCTGCGGCCCTGGCCCGGGCCTACAACAGCTGGATGGCCGACTTTTGCGCCGTCGCGCCCGAGCGGCTGTATGCCGCAGCCATGATTCCTCTGCAAAACATGGACTATGCCCGGGCCGAGCTGCGGCGGATCGCCGACATGACCTGCTTTCGGGCTGTTTTTCTGCGGCCCATGTTTGTCGAGGGCCGCTACTACACCCACCCCTACTACGATCCGTTCTGGGCCGAGCTTGAGCAGCTTGACCTGAGCCTGGCCGTCCATCCGGGGAGCGGCCTGTGGAATGCGGAGTGGAGCTGCCACGCGCCGTTTATCGAAAAGATCAAGCAGCGTCTCAACCAGGTCACCCTGTTCAGGGAGGCCGGTGGCGGCCCGTTTGCCGGCGGCGGCAATGGCCCGAATTTCACCTTTGCGGCCCAGCCGGGGCTCGGTCACCCGGTTGCGCCCATCCTGTCTCCGTGGCTCGACAATCATATGTTCGTAGCTGCGACCCTGATCGGCTTCACCGTCATGCAACGCTATCCCAAGCTCAAGGTGGTGATGGCCGGCGGCCAGGCGTCGTGGATGGAAGAGGTGCTGGAGAAGATGGAGGCATCGACGCTGACCATTCCGCCGCTGCACTACTATCCGGTCCGGACCGATGTCGAAGCCATGTGGGAGGAGGGTCGGGTGCTGCTGGCCTTTGACGCCGAGGAGCGCCTGATCCAGAAGCTGCCGCATATCTTCGCCCACAAGATCGTGTGGGGCTCACGCTATCCGCAGCAGGACACGACCAGCGCCTGGGACGCGATCGAGACCCTGAGCCAGGCTGCTGTCGATGAGGCGAGCCAGGCCCGCATGCTGGGCGGCAATGCGGCCGAACAGTTCGGCGTTCAGCTGGTGAACACACTGAGCGCGTAAACAGAAAGGCACGATTATGGCTGACACAATACGGGTGGGAATCATTGGCGCCAACCCGGACCGCAGCTGGGCGCTACGGGCGCATATTCCGGCTCTGGCGTCTCTGCCCCAGTATACCCTGCAGGCGGTAAGCACCAGCCGCCGCGAGTCCGCAGACGCTGCGGCCGAAAAATTCAGGGCGCCGCTGGCCTTTGATAACCACGAGCAGCTGGTCGGCCATCCAGATGTCGATCTGGTGGTGGTGTCGGTCAAGGTGCCCCACCATCACCAGCTGGTGATGGCCGCGCTCGAAGCGGGCAAGCCCGTGTTTTGCGAGTGGCCGCTGGGCAACGGGTTGGACGAGGCGCGGGAGATGGCCGAACTGGCCCGCCGCAAGCAGGTGTGTACTGCGGTCGGTCTGCAAGCCCGTGCGGCACCGGTCATCAACCGGGTGCGCGACCTGGTCGCCCAGGGCTATGTGGGCACGGTTTTGTCGACCAGCGTGGTCGCCTCGGGGCTGGCCTACGGCGAAGTTGTTGAGCCGGCTGCGGCCTATCTGCTGGACCGGGCCAACGGGGCGAATCTGCTGACAATTGCCAGCGGGCATTTCCTGGACGCGCTATGTTACTGTCTGGGCGAGTTCGAGGAGCTGGGGGCGACGCTGGCGACCCGCAGACCGGAGGTCACACTCGCCAGAACGGACGAGCGCCTGCCCGCCACCTCGCCCGATCAGGTCGTGGTCAGCGGCCGCTTGCAGGGTGGGGCGGTCGCCTCGGTCCATTTTCGGGGCGGCCGGTCGCGGGGCACCAACCTGCTGTGGGAGATCAACGGCACGGACGGTGATCTGCTGGTCAGCGGAGCCGGGGGCCACGTCCAGATGCTGGACCTGACGCTCCAGGGCGGCCAGGGCACGGACGACGGCCTGGCGCCGCTGCCCATGCCCGATACGTACCGCTGGGCGCCGGCGGAAACGCCGCCGGGCTTTCCCTTGAACGTCGCCCAGCTGTACGTGCAGCTGGCCAGCGATATGCAGCAGGGGACGCGCCTGAGCGTTGATTTTGACGCGGCGGTGGTGCGCCACCGGATGATAGCGGCGATTCAGACTGCGGCCGAGACCGATACCCGCCAGACGTATGTGTCCGAGGCCTGATCAGGCCGGGCCGCTGCGTAGAATCCCCCGGTGCTCCAGGTCCTGGATCTGGTCCGGACTGTAGCCCAGCCACTCGGTCAGGATCTGGGTGTTATGCTCGCCCAGCAGCGGAGCCTGGAGTTCCAGCGGGGCGGGAAACTCCGAAAACCGCAACGCAAAGCCCGGTACCTCCAGGTCGCCGAGCAGCCGGTCATGCACCGTCCGCACGGTTCCGCGCTGGCGCAGGTGGGGATGCTGGAGCGCCTCGGGCACGGACAGAATCGGGGCGACCGGCACATGGTGCGCCTTGAGGA from Desulfurellaceae bacterium includes:
- a CDS encoding Gfo/Idh/MocA family oxidoreductase, with product MADTIRVGIIGANPDRSWALRAHIPALASLPQYTLQAVSTSRRESADAAAEKFRAPLAFDNHEQLVGHPDVDLVVVSVKVPHHHQLVMAALEAGKPVFCEWPLGNGLDEAREMAELARRKQVCTAVGLQARAAPVINRVRDLVAQGYVGTVLSTSVVASGLAYGEVVEPAAAYLLDRANGANLLTIASGHFLDALCYCLGEFEELGATLATRRPEVTLARTDERLPATSPDQVVVSGRLQGGAVASVHFRGGRSRGTNLLWEINGTDGDLLVSGAGGHVQMLDLTLQGGQGTDDGLAPLPMPDTYRWAPAETPPGFPLNVAQLYVQLASDMQQGTRLSVDFDAAVVRHRMIAAIQTAAETDTRQTYVSEA
- a CDS encoding amidohydrolase family protein produces the protein MGVDQSLLYPTWFAEGFPLVKDPDSAAALARAYNSWMADFCAVAPERLYAAAMIPLQNMDYARAELRRIADMTCFRAVFLRPMFVEGRYYTHPYYDPFWAELEQLDLSLAVHPGSGLWNAEWSCHAPFIEKIKQRLNQVTLFREAGGGPFAGGGNGPNFTFAAQPGLGHPVAPILSPWLDNHMFVAATLIGFTVMQRYPKLKVVMAGGQASWMEEVLEKMEASTLTIPPLHYYPVRTDVEAMWEEGRVLLAFDAEERLIQKLPHIFAHKIVWGSRYPQQDTTSAWDAIETLSQAAVDEASQARMLGGNAAEQFGVQLVNTLSA